One Helianthus annuus cultivar XRQ/B chromosome 12, HanXRQr2.0-SUNRISE, whole genome shotgun sequence genomic region harbors:
- the LOC110893078 gene encoding uncharacterized protein LOC110893078, whose product MEFCTSTVWEELQNSQHGVQWSGVVWFPQAIPQHAFLVWLLVLKKLRTQDVMIRWNPGNANFSLLCCSLCTRGPDSHEHLFFECDVAKKVWYEVRGKAGMDRIQQTWTDIFEYLVGIAKSNMAEHIIAKIVVCATAYFVWEERNRRLFTDKRRSKDQLVEIMLSTVRMKLHTMRFKNSIHTTRVMQEWSLPRGLLVADDDCG is encoded by the coding sequence ATGGAGTTTTGTACATCGACGGTTTGGGAGGAGTTGCAGAATTCTCAACATGGGGTGCAATGGTCGGGTGTGGTTTGGTTCCCTCAGGCTATTCCTCAGCATGCTTTTCTTGTATGGCTTCTTGTGCTTAAAAAGTTGAGGACTCAAGATGTGATGATTAGATGGAATCCGGGCAATGCTAATTTCAGCTTGTTATGTTGCTCTCTATGTACAAGGGGTCCTGACTCGCACGAGCATCTGTTTTTTGAATGTGATGTCGCTAAGAAAGTTTGGTATGAAGTTCGTGGGAAAGCGGGTATGGATAGGATTCAGCAAACATGGACCGATATCTTTGAATATTTGGTGGGCATAGCAAAGTCTAACATGGCCGAACACATTATTGCGAAAATTGTAGTTTGTGCAACAGCTTATTTTGTTTGGGAAGAGCGTAATCGAAGGCTTTTCACCGACAAGCGAAGAAGTAAAGACCAGCTGGTAGAGATTATGTTATCCACGGTTAGAATGAAACTTCACACAATGAGGTTCAAGAATTCCATCCACACGACAAGAGTCATGCAGGAGTGGAGTCTACCGAGAGGTCTTCTAGTGGCGGATGATGATTGTGGCTAA